From the genome of Candidatus Methylopumilus rimovensis, one region includes:
- the trxB gene encoding thioredoxin-disulfide reductase gives MAKHAQLIILGSGPAGYSAAVYAARANLNPVLITGIAQGGQLMTTTDVDNWPADPDGVMGPELMERFEKHAKRFNTEIVFDHIHTTHLKEKPIRLVGDSSEYTCDALIIATGASAKYLGLDSETAFLGKGVSACATCDGFFYKNQEVAVVGGGNTAIEEALYLSNIANKVTLIHRRDKFKAEAIQMDKIHDRVKEGKIVLETFKVLEEVLGDASGVTGIKIKDVNTNESKTIALKGIFIAIGHQPNTSIFEGQLNMENGYIVTNAGREGNFTATSIPGVFAAGDVQDHIYRQAVTSAGTGCMAALDAERFLTK, from the coding sequence ATGGCAAAACATGCCCAACTTATCATCTTAGGCTCTGGCCCCGCTGGCTATTCCGCTGCAGTTTATGCAGCTCGAGCAAACCTTAATCCTGTCCTGATTACAGGTATTGCTCAAGGTGGTCAATTAATGACTACAACAGATGTTGATAATTGGCCTGCGGATCCTGACGGTGTCATGGGCCCTGAACTGATGGAACGTTTTGAAAAACATGCTAAACGCTTCAATACCGAAATTGTATTTGACCATATTCATACAACACACCTCAAAGAAAAGCCCATTCGACTCGTAGGCGATTCATCCGAATACACTTGTGACGCTCTCATTATTGCCACAGGTGCTTCAGCAAAATATCTTGGATTAGATAGTGAAACAGCATTTTTAGGTAAAGGAGTTTCTGCATGCGCAACATGCGATGGATTCTTTTATAAAAATCAAGAAGTAGCTGTTGTCGGTGGCGGTAATACAGCGATTGAAGAAGCGCTTTATTTGTCTAATATTGCAAATAAAGTAACTTTAATTCATAGACGCGATAAATTTAAAGCTGAAGCGATTCAGATGGACAAAATACACGATCGCGTAAAAGAGGGAAAAATCGTCCTTGAAACATTTAAAGTCCTCGAGGAAGTATTAGGTGATGCTTCAGGTGTCACAGGCATCAAAATCAAAGATGTAAATACAAATGAAAGTAAAACCATAGCACTCAAAGGTATTTTTATTGCTATTGGTCATCAACCGAATACTTCAATTTTCGAAGGCCAATTAAATATGGAAAATGGTTATATAGTTACCAATGCAGGTCGCGAAGGTAATTTTACAGCTACCTCAATCCCTGGCGTGTTTGCAGCGGGTGATGTGCAAGATCATATATATCGTCAAGCAGTTACAAGCGCTGGTACGGGCTGTATGGCAGCTCTCGATGCAGAAAGATTTTTAACAAAATAA
- a CDS encoding Smr/MutS family protein, whose amino-acid sequence MAANDEDEIDLFREAIKGANPLRISPKKKEHKAPQKKPKPVPLNLIRDEKQALIDSISDHYEPLHDIENGEELFYIREGHSPDILKKLRKGFWVVQKSIDLHGMISDEAKAYVVQFIAECKKNNIRCVRIVHGKGYNSKNKEPVLKNKLKHWLAQKEEVIAYAQARVHDGGGGAVIVLLSAH is encoded by the coding sequence ATGGCAGCAAATGATGAAGACGAAATTGATTTATTCAGAGAAGCCATCAAAGGGGCAAATCCATTAAGAATCAGTCCCAAGAAAAAAGAGCATAAAGCCCCTCAAAAAAAACCCAAGCCGGTACCTCTTAACCTTATAAGAGACGAAAAACAAGCGCTCATTGATTCCATCAGCGATCACTATGAACCGCTTCATGATATTGAGAATGGAGAAGAACTTTTTTATATTAGAGAAGGCCATTCCCCTGATATTTTAAAAAAACTAAGAAAAGGATTTTGGGTTGTACAAAAATCTATTGATCTCCATGGCATGATTTCGGATGAAGCTAAAGCCTATGTTGTTCAATTTATTGCTGAATGTAAAAAAAATAATATTCGATGCGTTCGCATCGTGCATGGAAAAGGTTACAACTCGAAAAATAAGGAACCTGTTCTTAAAAACAAATTAAAGCATTGGTTAGCACAAAAAGAAGAGGTAATAGCATACGCTCAAGCTAGAGTGCATGATGGTGGTGGCGGCGCAGTTATTGTTTTATTAAGCGCACATTAA
- a CDS encoding replication-associated recombination protein A produces MNQMFEPNQSQLPLAEYLRPKSVSEIAGQKHILGEGKSLRVAIESGNLPSMILWGPPGVGKTTIARVIANSIDAEFISVSAVLSGVKDIREAIDKAQLNLQQYNKKTILFVDEVHRFNKSQQDAFLPHVESGLITFIGATTENPSFEVNSALLSRSQVYVLKMLDQEDLLLIYEKAKNYIAPDIEVDEEARQEIIGHINGDARRLLNFLELLFNTATSLKVNKIDQDFLKKTITSKVRRFDKGGDQFYDQISALHKSVRGSDPNAALYWLHRMLDGGADPLYLARRIVRIAIEDIGLADPKAQTMALEAYQIYERLGSPEGELALSNAVIYLSIAAKSNAAYMAFNEVKAFVGDGDNSDVPVHLRNAPTKLMKELDYGKNYRYAHNEPDAYASGEKYFPDNLEPIEFYKPTTRGLESKILEKMNYLKSQDKQKK; encoded by the coding sequence ATGAACCAAATGTTTGAACCTAATCAATCCCAATTGCCTCTCGCTGAGTATTTAAGGCCTAAATCTGTCAGTGAAATTGCAGGACAAAAACATATTTTAGGTGAAGGTAAATCATTACGCGTCGCAATAGAATCAGGAAATCTACCGTCCATGATTCTTTGGGGGCCGCCAGGAGTTGGAAAAACAACGATTGCACGTGTGATTGCCAATTCCATTGATGCTGAGTTTATATCTGTGTCCGCAGTATTGTCTGGCGTTAAAGACATTCGAGAGGCTATAGATAAAGCACAGCTTAATTTACAACAATATAATAAGAAGACAATTCTATTTGTAGATGAAGTTCATCGATTTAATAAAAGTCAACAAGATGCATTTTTGCCGCATGTCGAATCAGGGCTCATTACTTTTATTGGAGCGACAACTGAAAATCCATCTTTTGAAGTTAACTCTGCTTTATTAAGTCGATCCCAAGTCTACGTTTTAAAAATGCTGGATCAAGAAGATCTTCTTTTGATCTATGAAAAAGCAAAAAATTATATTGCGCCAGATATTGAAGTAGATGAAGAAGCTAGACAAGAAATTATTGGTCATATCAATGGCGATGCTAGACGTTTGCTTAATTTCTTAGAATTACTTTTTAATACAGCCACATCTTTAAAAGTAAATAAAATTGATCAAGATTTTTTAAAGAAAACGATTACGAGCAAAGTAAGACGCTTTGATAAAGGCGGAGATCAATTTTACGATCAAATCTCAGCGCTTCATAAATCTGTGAGAGGCTCTGATCCGAATGCAGCTCTGTATTGGCTCCATCGTATGCTGGATGGGGGAGCTGATCCACTTTATTTGGCAAGAAGAATTGTTCGTATTGCAATTGAGGATATAGGGTTAGCTGATCCGAAGGCACAAACCATGGCTTTAGAGGCCTATCAAATTTATGAGCGTTTAGGTTCGCCTGAGGGTGAGTTAGCGCTTTCAAATGCGGTGATTTACTTATCTATTGCGGCTAAAAGTAATGCAGCCTATATGGCCTTTAATGAAGTGAAAGCGTTTGTAGGTGATGGTGATAATAGCGATGTGCCTGTACATCTTCGAAATGCTCCAACTAAGCTTATGAAAGAATTAGATTACGGTAAAAATTATCGATATGCCCATAATGAACCCGATGCGTATGCGTCAGGTGAAAAATATTTTCCAGATAATTTAGAGCCTATTGAATTTTATAAGCCTACAACTCGAGGATTAGAGAGTAAAATTCTTGAAAAAATGAATTATTTAAAATCTCAGGACAAGCAAAAGAAATAG
- the ispF gene encoding 2-C-methyl-D-erythritol 2,4-cyclodiphosphate synthase codes for MIKVGQGFDVHQLVNGRKCIIGGVDIPFSKGLDGHSDADVLLHAISDAILGAAALGDIGKHFPNTDPLIKDINSREILKKVISLLQQKKYSIVNIDATVICELPKLTPYIDQIKKNIASDCNIDIDRINVKATTTETLGFTGRGEGIAAQAICLIESN; via the coding sequence ATGATAAAAGTCGGACAAGGTTTTGATGTTCATCAATTGGTGAATGGAAGAAAATGTATCATTGGCGGCGTTGATATTCCATTCAGTAAGGGATTGGATGGCCATTCAGATGCTGACGTTCTTCTTCATGCCATATCAGATGCTATTCTCGGCGCAGCTGCTTTAGGTGATATTGGAAAGCATTTTCCAAATACAGATCCTTTGATTAAGGATATAAATTCAAGAGAAATTTTAAAAAAAGTCATTTCACTTCTTCAGCAAAAAAAATATTCTATTGTAAATATTGATGCGACTGTGATTTGTGAATTGCCTAAATTAACCCCTTATATTGATCAAATTAAAAAGAATATTGCATCGGATTGTAATATAGATATAGATAGAATCAATGTTAAAGCGACAACTACTGAAACTCTTGGATTTACTGGTAGAGGAGAGGGTATTGCAGCCCAAGCTATCTGTTTAATAGAGTCTAATTAA
- a CDS encoding DNA translocase FtsK yields MFFKKKSESTKASQTPQDNKLSGIKNKLTREAWWLSLIFLGFYLTITLATYSNQDPSWSHSVSGANSIHNAGGIIGSYLSDLLLYIFGLSSWWLSFLCFFSIWLLYPQYNKELKGYRSFLLFNYFGFFLLISSSAAFEAGHLVDLPAQFPLSQGGLLGKLFDHALRASLGYLGSSIFLITSIAIGFSLFTGWSWLKISEHFGHFTFALFQRAQFRYRDWQDRKHGRIIEKQRLELLESERRKSENRSPLNIESPEVEIKKSERVQKEKQIPLFNFSDNLLPPLHLLDQPSHQVEPQSPETIEFISRLIEKKLMDFGIEAKVISAQPGPVITRYEFEPAPGVKGSQVTNLSKDLARALSVVSVRVVETIPGKTCMGLEIPNPKRQIVYLSEIMSSQIFADTSASLTIALGKDISGRPEVADLSKMPHVLIAGTTGSGKSVAINALILSLLYKANSEKVRMIFIDPKMLELSVYEGIPHLLAPVVTDMRQAANALNWCVAEMERRYKLMSMLGVRNLAGYNQKIKDSIKDGSPIADPVNPENTEPLSEMPLIVIVIDELADLMMVVGKKIEELIARLAQKARASGIHLVLATQRPSVDVITGLIKANIPARIAFQVSSKIDSRTILDQMGAETLLGQGDMLYQPAGSGYPQRIHGAFVSDQEVHKVVSYLKSHGEPNYIEGILTNETSESGDYGDSSSNFSGEKDPLYDEAVELVLRTRKPSISSVQRHLRIGYNRAARIIEDMERAGLVSAMQSNGNRDILAPNQNE; encoded by the coding sequence TTGTTTTTTAAAAAAAAATCAGAATCTACAAAAGCTAGCCAAACTCCACAAGATAACAAGCTGAGTGGGATTAAAAATAAGCTAACACGCGAAGCTTGGTGGTTAAGTTTAATTTTTTTAGGCTTTTATTTAACCATCACACTTGCGACGTACTCTAACCAAGATCCTTCATGGTCTCATAGTGTCAGCGGTGCAAATTCAATTCATAATGCCGGTGGTATTATTGGCTCTTATTTGTCGGATTTGCTACTCTATATTTTCGGCTTATCAAGTTGGTGGTTAAGCTTTTTGTGTTTCTTTAGTATTTGGCTTCTTTACCCGCAATACAATAAAGAGTTAAAAGGCTATCGCTCTTTTTTACTTTTTAATTATTTTGGTTTCTTTCTTCTCATCTCTAGTTCAGCTGCATTTGAGGCTGGCCATCTTGTTGATCTGCCGGCTCAATTTCCATTAAGCCAAGGGGGATTGCTCGGAAAATTATTTGATCATGCGTTGCGTGCATCTTTAGGTTATTTAGGCTCAAGTATTTTTCTCATTACATCGATTGCGATCGGTTTTAGTCTATTTACAGGATGGTCATGGCTTAAAATTTCAGAGCATTTTGGCCACTTTACTTTTGCTTTATTTCAAAGAGCACAATTTAGATATAGAGATTGGCAAGACCGCAAACACGGAAGAATTATCGAGAAGCAAAGATTGGAGCTGCTTGAGAGTGAGCGAAGAAAATCTGAAAATAGATCGCCACTTAACATTGAATCTCCAGAAGTTGAAATTAAAAAAAGTGAGCGAGTTCAAAAAGAAAAACAAATTCCACTATTTAATTTTAGTGATAATTTATTACCGCCACTTCATCTTTTAGATCAACCCTCGCATCAGGTTGAACCTCAATCGCCAGAAACAATCGAGTTTATATCTCGACTTATTGAAAAAAAATTAATGGACTTTGGTATTGAAGCGAAGGTAATATCTGCTCAGCCAGGCCCTGTAATTACACGTTATGAGTTTGAGCCAGCGCCAGGTGTTAAAGGTAGTCAGGTGACCAACTTATCAAAAGATTTGGCACGCGCACTTTCTGTTGTGAGCGTTCGTGTGGTTGAAACGATTCCTGGTAAAACATGCATGGGATTAGAAATACCTAATCCTAAGAGACAGATTGTTTATTTGTCTGAAATTATGAGCTCTCAAATCTTTGCAGATACGAGCGCTTCACTCACGATTGCTTTGGGAAAAGATATTTCAGGCCGACCCGAGGTTGCTGATTTGTCGAAAATGCCACATGTATTAATTGCGGGTACCACAGGCTCAGGTAAATCAGTGGCAATCAATGCATTAATCTTAAGTTTGCTTTATAAAGCTAATTCTGAAAAAGTTAGGATGATTTTCATCGATCCTAAAATGCTCGAGTTATCAGTATATGAGGGCATTCCTCATTTATTAGCACCAGTTGTTACTGATATGCGCCAAGCTGCTAATGCATTAAATTGGTGTGTAGCTGAAATGGAAAGACGTTATAAGCTGATGTCGATGTTGGGCGTTAGAAATTTAGCTGGATACAACCAAAAAATTAAAGACAGTATTAAAGATGGCTCCCCAATTGCGGATCCTGTGAATCCAGAAAATACTGAACCTTTATCTGAAATGCCGCTTATTGTCATTGTGATTGACGAACTTGCTGATCTAATGATGGTGGTAGGTAAAAAAATTGAAGAGCTTATTGCAAGACTTGCTCAAAAAGCGAGAGCTTCTGGCATTCATCTAGTATTAGCAACACAAAGACCTTCCGTTGATGTCATTACAGGGCTTATTAAAGCTAACATTCCTGCAAGAATTGCATTCCAAGTCTCTAGCAAAATCGATTCTCGAACAATTTTAGATCAAATGGGCGCTGAAACACTCCTTGGGCAAGGGGATATGTTATATCAGCCAGCAGGCTCAGGCTATCCTCAAAGAATTCATGGTGCATTTGTGTCTGACCAAGAAGTTCATAAAGTAGTGAGTTATCTTAAGTCGCATGGCGAACCTAATTACATTGAAGGTATTTTAACTAACGAAACTTCAGAGAGCGGTGATTACGGCGACTCTTCTTCTAATTTCTCTGGCGAGAAAGACCCGCTTTATGATGAAGCTGTGGAGTTAGTATTACGAACTAGAAAACCATCCATCTCTTCAGTGCAAAGACATCTCCGCATTGGTTATAACCGTGCCGCAAGAATTATTGAAGATATGGAAAGAGCTGGGCTCGTTTCCGCTATGCAAAGTAATGGCAATAGAGACATCCTAGCTCCCAATCAAAATGAATAA
- the serS gene encoding serine--tRNA ligase, whose amino-acid sequence MIDIQLLRNDIEFVKQKLSSRGFDLDLSTFQSLENVRKELQVKTQDFQEKRNSISKEIGIAKSKNENTDLLMKSVNAISDDLKAGESELAELQEKINQFMLNLPNIPHESTPLGKSEADNKIVKTVGEPRKFTFKVKDHVDVGANHGLNFDLGAKLSGARFVVMEGKLARLHRAIAQYMLDTQTEKHGYKECYTPYLVNSETLIGTGQLPKFEADLFSLSHNESKLYLIPTSEVTLTNFVRDEVVKQSDLPIKLTAHTPCFRSEAGSYGKDTRGMIRQHQFDKVEMVQIVHPDKSYEALEEMVSHAEFILTSLELPYRLLSLCTGDMGFGAAKTFDLEVWLPSQNTYREISSVSNCEAFQARRLKARFKSEDGKNLFLHTLNGSGLAVGRTLVAVIENYQNEDGSITIPKVLIPYMGGIEKI is encoded by the coding sequence ATGATAGATATTCAGTTATTAAGAAATGATATTGAATTTGTTAAACAAAAGCTTTCAAGTCGAGGCTTTGATCTTGATTTAAGCACTTTTCAGTCATTGGAAAATGTAAGAAAAGAACTGCAAGTAAAGACGCAAGATTTTCAAGAAAAAAGAAACTCTATTTCAAAAGAAATAGGCATTGCGAAATCTAAGAATGAGAATACTGATTTACTTATGAAAAGCGTCAATGCTATTTCTGATGATTTAAAAGCAGGTGAGTCAGAATTGGCTGAGCTACAAGAAAAAATTAATCAGTTTATGCTGAATCTTCCTAATATTCCGCACGAATCTACCCCTCTAGGTAAGTCTGAAGCCGATAACAAAATAGTTAAGACGGTAGGTGAGCCTAGAAAATTTACTTTTAAAGTTAAAGACCATGTTGATGTGGGTGCAAATCATGGACTTAATTTTGATTTAGGTGCAAAGCTTTCTGGGGCTCGTTTTGTAGTAATGGAAGGTAAGCTTGCAAGGCTGCATCGCGCTATTGCGCAATACATGCTTGACACTCAAACAGAGAAACACGGATATAAAGAATGTTATACGCCTTATTTAGTGAATAGCGAGACACTAATAGGCACAGGACAGCTCCCTAAGTTCGAAGCTGATCTTTTTAGCCTTTCACACAATGAAAGTAAATTATATTTAATTCCAACTTCTGAAGTGACGCTAACAAATTTTGTTCGAGATGAAGTTGTTAAACAGTCTGATCTTCCTATTAAATTAACCGCACATACGCCATGCTTTAGGTCAGAAGCCGGATCATATGGAAAAGACACACGCGGTATGATTAGGCAGCATCAATTTGATAAAGTTGAAATGGTTCAGATTGTGCATCCTGATAAAAGTTACGAAGCATTAGAAGAGATGGTTTCGCATGCTGAGTTTATCTTGACTTCATTAGAGCTTCCATATCGATTGTTGTCATTATGTACAGGTGATATGGGCTTTGGCGCAGCAAAAACTTTTGATTTGGAAGTTTGGCTTCCATCACAAAATACATATCGTGAAATTTCATCTGTTTCAAATTGTGAAGCTTTCCAAGCTAGGCGATTAAAAGCTAGATTTAAAAGTGAAGATGGAAAGAATTTATTTCTTCATACATTAAATGGTTCTGGATTGGCTGTAGGTAGAACCTTGGTTGCAGTTATTGAAAACTATCAGAACGAAGATGGCAGTATTACGATACCCAAAGTATTGATTCCTTATATGGGCGGTATTGAAAAGATCTAG
- the lolA gene encoding outer membrane lipoprotein chaperone LolA: MNKIFFAFLIFSFNVLADGISDLNAFVNNVSSMSSEFSQVVLDKKGLKLQDVEGVMLFKRPNKFRWDYLKPYQNQIISDGDRLFMYDQDLRQVSINPIAKVAGSTPLLIIAGKNIEKYFTLRNIEDQVANEMNQNIKWVEAVPKEEGAGFSKVILGLTENKLSVMKIVDAFEHTTTISFKNAKYNVSLVDNDFLFKLPTGVDVVQNGVASNNSSSTKPTNNKDSELIAFANSWVSAWSAKDIGVYLSKYAEDFKTPNGDALALWQASRKQKISSQGKILVEIEDIKVTMKNENLARIQFKQKYTSDKLTEDSNKSLLVKKIDGKWLIQEETSGK, encoded by the coding sequence ATGAATAAAATCTTTTTTGCTTTTTTAATTTTCTCATTCAATGTTCTTGCAGACGGCATTTCAGATTTAAATGCTTTTGTGAATAACGTTTCAAGTATGTCTTCTGAATTTAGTCAGGTTGTTTTGGATAAGAAAGGCTTAAAACTTCAGGACGTAGAAGGCGTTATGTTATTTAAAAGACCTAATAAATTTAGGTGGGATTATTTAAAGCCTTATCAAAATCAAATTATCAGTGATGGCGATCGACTCTTTATGTACGATCAGGATCTAAGACAAGTTTCTATTAATCCTATAGCTAAAGTTGCTGGATCAACACCACTTCTCATTATTGCAGGCAAAAATATTGAAAAATATTTTACTCTCAGAAATATAGAAGACCAGGTCGCTAATGAAATGAACCAAAATATTAAATGGGTCGAAGCAGTTCCTAAAGAAGAGGGGGCTGGTTTTAGCAAAGTCATACTTGGATTAACTGAAAATAAATTATCAGTGATGAAAATTGTTGATGCATTTGAACATACCACAACGATTAGTTTTAAAAATGCAAAATACAATGTGAGCCTAGTGGACAATGATTTTTTATTTAAACTGCCAACTGGTGTCGATGTTGTACAAAATGGCGTAGCCTCTAATAATTCATCATCTACAAAACCTACTAATAATAAAGATTCAGAGCTGATTGCATTTGCGAATAGTTGGGTAAGTGCTTGGTCAGCCAAAGACATTGGGGTTTACTTAAGTAAGTATGCCGAAGATTTTAAAACACCCAACGGTGATGCGTTAGCTTTATGGCAAGCTTCAAGAAAACAAAAAATCTCATCACAAGGAAAAATTCTTGTTGAAATTGAAGATATAAAAGTGACTATGAAAAATGAAAATCTGGCCCGCATACAATTTAAACAGAAATATACTTCTGATAAATTAACTGAAGACTCTAATAAATCCCTTTTAGTCAAAAAAATAGATGGTAAATGGCTTATTCAAGAAGAGACTTCAGGTAAATAG
- the rpiA gene encoding ribose 5-phosphate isomerase A: MNDKELVAHQALQYVSENMIVGLGTGSTANFFIDALAKRNKEEKLNVRAVSSSVVSMIKAKEAGLPLLSIDQIKEIDLYIDGADEITPDLTLLKGRGYDLVREKLLARAARKFIVIADESKIVKNIGDNFPVPSEVHPFAWELVKNVLMKKGTGDIRINAAKDGYAITSCGNFVLDFNFAEKSSENLNNLLSLTPGIVEHGIFYNLAHGALISHNGNVREIWRS; this comes from the coding sequence ATGAACGATAAAGAATTAGTCGCACATCAAGCTTTACAATATGTTAGTGAAAATATGATTGTGGGCTTAGGTACCGGCTCTACTGCTAACTTCTTTATCGACGCTTTAGCTAAACGAAATAAAGAAGAAAAATTAAATGTAAGAGCGGTCTCAAGCTCTGTTGTAAGTATGATTAAAGCGAAAGAAGCTGGTTTACCTCTCTTATCAATAGATCAAATAAAAGAAATTGATCTTTATATTGATGGCGCAGATGAAATTACACCTGACCTTACTTTACTTAAAGGGCGTGGTTATGATCTCGTTCGAGAAAAGCTACTTGCACGTGCAGCCAGAAAATTTATCGTTATTGCGGATGAATCTAAAATCGTTAAAAATATTGGAGATAATTTCCCCGTCCCTTCAGAAGTTCATCCATTCGCCTGGGAACTTGTAAAAAATGTCTTGATGAAAAAAGGTACAGGGGATATTAGAATCAATGCAGCAAAAGATGGTTATGCCATAACTTCATGTGGAAATTTTGTGCTTGATTTTAATTTTGCTGAAAAGAGTAGTGAAAACTTAAATAACTTACTTTCACTAACACCTGGCATTGTAGAACATGGTATTTTTTACAATTTGGCTCATGGCGCTCTAATTAGCCACAATGGAAATGTTCGTGAAATTTGGAGAAGCTAG
- a CDS encoding ABC transporter ATP-binding protein, whose amino-acid sequence MFKHFEKLLNPFPEDFLVTPPKTLLPFIWLCTKNLRWLILCMALLTAFIGGFEAVLFSYMGSLVDLLNHSSRNDFWSQHFSMLLSASLILILSTVLILFQTLIKHQSLAGAFPMRMRWNFHRLLLNQSMNFYHNEFAGRVAAKVMQTALAVRDLWFILADILIYVVIYFLTMILVVGKFNYVLILPFIGWVIFYILALVYFVPRLSKLSRNQADARSLMTGRITDAYTNISTIKLFSHAGREANFAKVAMKEFLVSVNKQMRLVSWIEVINHLLSMLLVIGTAFAAIWLWSSSEIMVGVIATSTAMALRLNGISHWVMWEMTSLYEQVGTLQDGLNTLSMHQEIKDEKSAKDLQIKKASVSFQNIVFNYPNQKKSVIHNFSLHINPGEKVGLVGRSGSGKSTLVNLLLRFYDLKAGMITIDDQDISKVKQNSLREKIGMVTQDTSLLHRSVKDNIVYGRPNATQKQMIDAAKRAKAHDFIMQLEDNFSRKGYEAHVGERGVKLSGGQRQRISIARVMLKDAPILLLDEATSALDSEIEVVIQQSLYQLMEGKTVIAIAHRLSTIAAMDRLIVIDKGKIIEEGSHAELIKKKGLYARLWRHQSGGFLGEA is encoded by the coding sequence ATGTTTAAGCATTTCGAAAAGCTACTTAATCCATTTCCTGAAGATTTTTTAGTTACCCCACCTAAAACTTTATTACCATTTATTTGGTTGTGCACGAAAAATCTTAGATGGCTAATTTTATGTATGGCTTTACTAACAGCATTTATAGGTGGATTCGAAGCTGTTTTATTTTCATACATGGGATCGCTTGTTGATCTCTTAAATCATTCAAGTCGAAATGATTTCTGGAGCCAACATTTTTCAATGCTGCTATCTGCTTCCCTGATTTTAATTTTAAGTACAGTGCTTATTTTATTTCAAACATTAATTAAGCATCAATCACTTGCTGGCGCATTCCCGATGCGCATGCGTTGGAATTTCCATCGCTTGCTTCTTAATCAAAGTATGAATTTTTATCATAATGAATTTGCAGGAAGAGTTGCTGCAAAAGTTATGCAAACTGCTCTTGCTGTCAGAGATTTATGGTTTATTTTGGCTGACATATTAATTTATGTTGTGATTTATTTTCTCACGATGATTTTAGTTGTTGGCAAATTTAATTATGTATTAATACTTCCTTTTATTGGATGGGTAATATTTTATATTTTGGCTTTAGTGTATTTTGTGCCGCGCTTAAGCAAGCTATCAAGAAATCAAGCTGATGCTAGATCTTTAATGACTGGAAGAATTACAGATGCATATACCAATATAAGCACAATCAAACTATTTTCACATGCAGGACGGGAAGCTAATTTTGCAAAAGTGGCTATGAAGGAATTCTTAGTTAGTGTAAATAAGCAAATGCGATTAGTTAGCTGGATTGAAGTCATTAACCATTTGCTCAGTATGCTTCTTGTGATTGGTACTGCTTTTGCTGCAATTTGGCTGTGGTCGAGCAGCGAAATTATGGTGGGTGTAATTGCAACTTCCACCGCCATGGCTCTTAGATTAAATGGTATATCGCATTGGGTGATGTGGGAGATGACTTCGCTATATGAACAAGTGGGAACGCTTCAAGATGGTTTGAATACTTTATCAATGCATCAAGAGATTAAAGATGAAAAAAGTGCAAAAGATCTCCAAATAAAGAAGGCTTCGGTTTCATTTCAAAATATAGTTTTTAATTATCCTAACCAAAAAAAATCTGTTATTCATAACTTTTCTTTACATATTAATCCGGGTGAGAAGGTTGGCTTAGTAGGAAGATCTGGCTCAGGAAAATCTACGCTCGTAAATTTACTATTAAGATTTTATGATCTCAAAGCAGGCATGATCACAATTGATGATCAAGATATTTCTAAAGTAAAGCAAAATAGCTTAAGAGAAAAAATTGGTATGGTGACCCAAGATACTTCTCTTCTTCACCGTTCCGTTAAAGATAACATTGTGTATGGCAGACCTAATGCAACTCAAAAACAAATGATTGATGCTGCAAAAAGAGCTAAGGCGCACGATTTTATAATGCAGTTAGAAGATAATTTTTCTAGAAAAGGTTATGAAGCACACGTAGGAGAAAGAGGCGTTAAATTATCAGGCGGCCAGAGGCAGCGAATATCTATTGCCAGAGTTATGTTAAAAGATGCGCCGATATTGTTGTTAGATGAGGCAACAAGTGCGCTTGACTCAGAGATTGAGGTTGTGATTCAGCAAAGCCTCTATCAACTCATGGAAGGCAAAACAGTAATTGCAATCGCACATCGACTATCAACTATTGCAGCAATGGATAGACTAATTGTCATCGACAAAGGTAAGATTATTGAGGAGGGGTCTCATGCTGAGCTTATTAAAAAGAAAGGTTTATATGCGAGACTCTGGAGACATCAAAGCGGAGGCTTCCTTGGTGAGGCTTAA